The genomic DNA CACCTTTTTTTGCCTCCAAGAGCAAATTCACATACTCGAAACGAAAAACGGGACTCGGTATGTATTGAGAGATTTCCGCATAGACTTGGAGTTTTTCTTCTTTGAGTTTTTCTTTTTCTGTTCCGGGAGGAGTTTCGATGTCGATTTGACTCAGACATGCATAAAGCACAGGCGCCATTAAGTCGGGATATTTTCCAAGCAACTCTTTTGCTTGGTTTAAAACTTCTCGATATGCTGCGATTCGCTCATCGCGCTTCTGAGCGCCTTGTAAACTCTGAAATCTCTCTCCTCGTCGCAATCCATCATAATCGTAAAGCACTTTATATGCAGGATTCACCCATTCGAATTTCGTGTTTTTCAGTCTCGCTTCGAAATTGCGCGCAAATTTCGACATTTTGAGGTATTTCCTCATTTGTGCCGCTCGAATGTTTTTGATGCTGTCGAAATTGGGGGGGATTTTAGGTTCGATTTTCACTAATCGGTATATAGCAGCCCCCTCCGGTCGAGGAATTACGCCCGAGATTTCTCCTGGTTTCAAATGAAAGAGCGGATCGGCAAGACCATTCGTTTCGATTGTGAGACGGTCGAAAGTTAACGTTCCTGCTTCTTCAGGCTTTTGGTTCGGAGCGGGTTCTCTATCCGAAAACTGTGCTACAGCAGTACCGAAATCCATTCCCTCGCGGATTCGCTTTAGAACGTCCTCCGCTTTTTTAATGGGGTCTGGGTTGTTCGCTTTCGATATGAGAAGTTCTTGATACGTGAAAAAGTCGTAACTCTTGCGGATCGCTTCTTCGGAAGTATCCACATCCGCTGCATATTTATTTTCAATCAGCCATTGTGCGAGTTCTTTGAGTTTTGTTTGGCGAATATCTTCCGAAGAAAGTTCTGCGAGTCTATTTTGGGAGACGAAAGAGAATGCTTGCTCCGGTGTCATCCCTGTTTGTTGCTTGAACATTTGGGCTACGGTCATTTCACGGAGGTCTTTTAGTTTTTGTTCTGCCTCTTTCGCCTCTTTGCTGTTTGCTCCTTTTTCTTTTTTTATTTTTTCGAGTTCACGCTCTTGGTCTCTGATTTGGCTTTTTAGCGTGATTTCTACATAGAGCATCTGCTCGTCAAACTCTTCTTTTGCCTTTTTCAACGCTACGTCTTTAATTTGTTCGATATCATTGGGGTCGAAATCTATACCTTCGTCTTCTAACATTCGAAAGATAATCGCCCGGTCGATTGCATTGATTAGCGCTCTTGTATGCCCAGATAAAGTGTCGAAAGGAGTAGGGATTTTCCCAGCGAAGCGAGATTCTTCAGCGCGTATTAGAGCCCCGATTTCGCCTTCCGTCACTTCGTAATCCCCGACTTTGAATGCAGCCGGGGTATTCCCCCAGTCAGGGTTGATTGCTCTCTGCCCCGGCGCTAAAAACATCCCTACAACCAGAGCGACGACGACGACAACGCCGAAAACTATCCCGCATGTCGCAGGCATGAAGTTGCGGATTTTCGTAATGGACACGGTTTATTTCCTAAAAAGCGAGCCCGGCTGGTTTACCTTGGGCTCGGGAGTAAATATTATGACATGTAGGCCTTTTCCACCCCAAGGAGTATTGACAGGTAGACAAATTTGCGGTATACATTGATATACATTCTTGGGAGGAATCATAAAATGGAACCAATTCCGAAACTGACTAAGCGCCAAGAGGAAGTCCTAAACTTTATCGTGGATTTCACGAACGAGAAAGGATACCCCCCATCTATTCGAGAAATCGGGAGCCACTTCAGGATTGGCAGCCTTCGAGGCGTAACGGTTCACCTGGATGCCCTCAAACGCAAGGGAATAATCGAAAGAAACAGCACTCCTCGTTCCATTCAAGTAATTCACCCCTTCTATAGCCCCATACGGAATGTAAGGATGCTTCCCCTATTAGGAAATATCGCCGCGGGTACCCCAATCCTGGCGGAAGAGAACATCGAACAGATAATCCCGGTTCCGATAGGAATGGTGAGAAAGATCAAAGGTGCTTTCCTCCTTCGCATTCGAGGGGACTCCATGTCGAGCGAGGGAATCTTCCCGAGGGATTTGGTCATCATCAAGCCTCAAAAAGTCGCTTCGAATGGCGATTTGGTGGCAGTTCTTATAGATGGCGAAGCAACTGTAAAACGGATCTTTTTCGACCGCCCCTATATCCGACTCATGCCGAGTAATCCCGCTTATCAGCCGATTGTCGTTCCTGCTTCGGATGTAACCATCATCGGAAAAGTCATCGGACTATTGAGGGATTACGAGGGCATTTCCTTTTAAACAAGACGGATTTTCTTTTCTCAACTTCGGATCACATTCAATAGACTTTATCATTGTTGCGGGCTGAAGGAAGGATGGGAAAATTTGCCTTTTCCCTTTGTGATGTTTGTTTCTTTGGAGCCATCACGATTTATCGTATAAATATCGCCATTCTTTACATAAATCAACTTTGCCCCGTCAGGAGACCAAGAAGGATCCTCGATAGCTCCCTCTGCAATTCGTCTCGCTTCGGAAATCCCCCCCGGTTTTACAGGGGCAACGAGTAGCCCTTGCGGAACCCAAGCGTCTTTTTGCTTCCGTAAAACAACCATTGCGAGCTCATCTCCAGACGGAGAAAGCGAAATTCCCGCCATCGCGACGTTCCCTTCCTTATCCAGAAAAATAGGATACGGTGCCTCTTTCCCGTCGAGAGAAAAGACGAGAATGGCAGAAGCGAAATCCTTTTCGACTTTCCCCCCCGGTTTGATTTTCTCGGGAGGTATCTGGGAGAGAATCGGATACTGAAAATCAACGACGTTGACGATTGCTCTAGGCGAGTTCGAATCCAAACATACTTCTACCGTTTCACCTGCCAGCGGAACATGCGCAGGGATATCCTGTTCGCTCGACGGTTCGAGATTCTGCACGACCAGGGCTCGCGCCCTCGCAGTCATGTAAATTCCTACGAAATATTTTTCTGTAATATCCACGTATCCTTCTGTAAAAGCCTCACCCTCTAACAATTGAGAAAGTTCGTTCCATGCTTTTATGATTAAATCGTCTTGATGCGAACGGCGCGTCTCCTCCGTTTGCTCCATTCCCCTTTCCATACCAGGCGTCTCCTCCACGATGGCTCCGGGGGGGAATAGCGAAAGCATTTTTAAAGCAGGATATGTAAACTTGAAAACGTTTCCCCTGCTCGTCAAGACGACGAACCCCCCCTTCGGATGCGCCCATGGATGAGATCGCGATGCCCCGTTCGGAGTAAGTTGTTTAGGTTCGTTGTCTCTGTCTGGCAACCATTCGAAAAGTTG from Fimbriimonadales bacterium includes the following:
- the lexA gene encoding transcriptional repressor LexA; this translates as MEPIPKLTKRQEEVLNFIVDFTNEKGYPPSIREIGSHFRIGSLRGVTVHLDALKRKGIIERNSTPRSIQVIHPFYSPIRNVRMLPLLGNIAAGTPILAEENIEQIIPVPIGMVRKIKGAFLLRIRGDSMSSEGIFPRDLVIIKPQKVASNGDLVAVLIDGEATVKRIFFDRPYIRLMPSNPAYQPIVVPASDVTIIGKVIGLLRDYEGISF
- a CDS encoding peptidylprolyl isomerase, whose amino-acid sequence is MSITKIRNFMPATCGIVFGVVVVVALVVGMFLAPGQRAINPDWGNTPAAFKVGDYEVTEGEIGALIRAEESRFAGKIPTPFDTLSGHTRALINAIDRAIIFRMLEDEGIDFDPNDIEQIKDVALKKAKEEFDEQMLYVEITLKSQIRDQERELEKIKKEKGANSKEAKEAEQKLKDLREMTVAQMFKQQTGMTPEQAFSFVSQNRLAELSSEDIRQTKLKELAQWLIENKYAADVDTSEEAIRKSYDFFTYQELLISKANNPDPIKKAEDVLKRIREGMDFGTAVAQFSDREPAPNQKPEEAGTLTFDRLTIETNGLADPLFHLKPGEISGVIPRPEGAAIYRLVKIEPKIPPNFDSIKNIRAAQMRKYLKMSKFARNFEARLKNTKFEWVNPAYKVLYDYDGLRRGERFQSLQGAQKRDERIAAYREVLNQAKELLGKYPDLMAPVLYACLSQIDIETPPGTEKEKLKEEKLQVYAEISQYIPSPVFRFEYVNLLLEAKKGDAALEQLLEIIRSAYDPTEENKALITQVEQLLPRATNYAKKDSPLIAEIQKELKQWKENEAEKKRMEAEAAKRLEEERKKAEEERKKAEEEAKKQEAKKQPEKAKTPPKPTSAPPKESSKGN
- a CDS encoding DPP IV N-terminal domain-containing protein, producing MNRLTLRALIIVAIAGLLGAVYYYVRSRSSTLSLVDIPPVRSAGYVVAIRQMENGNGRLVAIAPDGTFREPESTSENDDQTPIWKTDGKRVFFISNRTSDGSYQLFEWLPDRDNEPKQLTPNGASRSHPWAHPKGGFVVLTSRGNVFKFTYPALKMLSLFPPGAIVEETPGMERGMEQTEETRRSHQDDLIIKAWNELSQLLEGEAFTEGYVDITEKYFVGIYMTARARALVVQNLEPSSEQDIPAHVPLAGETVEVCLDSNSPRAIVNVVDFQYPILSQIPPEKIKPGGKVEKDFASAILVFSLDGKEAPYPIFLDKEGNVAMAGISLSPSGDELAMVVLRKQKDAWVPQGLLVAPVKPGGISEARRIAEGAIEDPSWSPDGAKLIYVKNGDIYTINRDGSKETNITKGKGKFSHPSFSPQQ